One window of Pseudomonas sp. ML2-2023-3 genomic DNA carries:
- a CDS encoding transporter substrate-binding domain-containing protein, giving the protein MRFLPGLMLLLPLASPFAQAELIDDVNDRGELRIALEADMPPFSFKQDGRLTGFDVELGELLAQELEVHPSILVTDSNDLLPGVESGKYDVAINHIALTPELQDRFDFSEPYSHLQAQTIARQEPPRSPNSLAMLQGQTLGVVQGNAFVDRGPLVTVAQKAPVTDEEVALAIPFQKGNPAFQASLDKALQRIKADGRLEALSQKWFGMGAKQP; this is encoded by the coding sequence ATGCGTTTCCTGCCAGGCCTGATGCTTTTACTGCCATTGGCGAGCCCTTTTGCTCAAGCCGAACTGATCGACGACGTGAACGACCGAGGCGAACTGCGCATCGCCCTTGAGGCCGACATGCCCCCGTTCAGCTTCAAGCAAGACGGGCGCCTGACCGGCTTTGACGTTGAATTGGGCGAGCTGCTGGCTCAGGAACTGGAAGTGCATCCCTCCATTCTTGTGACGGACAGCAATGACCTGTTGCCGGGCGTTGAGAGCGGCAAATACGACGTTGCCATCAACCACATCGCTTTGACTCCCGAACTTCAGGATCGTTTCGACTTCAGCGAGCCTTACAGCCACCTGCAAGCGCAGACGATAGCCCGGCAGGAACCACCGCGCTCACCCAACAGCCTTGCCATGTTGCAGGGCCAGACATTAGGCGTAGTTCAGGGCAACGCGTTTGTCGACCGCGGGCCATTGGTAACCGTGGCGCAGAAAGCGCCGGTCACTGATGAGGAAGTTGCCCTGGCCATTCCCTTCCAGAAAGGCAACCCGGCGTTCCAGGCCAGCCTGGACAAGGCACTGCAGCGGATCAAGGCCGATGGCCGGCTGGAGGCCTTGTCGCAGAAATGGTTCGGGATGGGTGCAAAACAACCCTGA
- a CDS encoding FAD-binding oxidoreductase encodes MTHPALIDELKTLVEPGKVLTDADSLNAYGKDWTKHFAPAPLAIVFPKTTEQVQAIVLWANAHDVALVPSGGRTGLSAAAVAANGEVVVSFDYMNQVLDINLTDRTVVCQPGVVTEHLQNLAEENGLYYPVDFASAGSSQIGGNIGTNAGGIKVIRYGMTRNWVAGMKVVTGKGDVLELNKDLIKNATGYDMRQLFIGAEGTLGFVVEATMRLDRAPKNLTAMVLGTADFDSIMPVLHAFQSKLDLTAFEFFSDKALTKVMDRGDVPSPFETDCPFYALLEFEATTEEVANAALETFEHCMEEGWVLDGVMSQSETQLQNLWKLREYISETISHWTPYKNDISVTVSKVPAFLKEIDAIVGEHYPDFEIVWFGHIGDGNLHLNILKPENLSKDEFFAKCATVNKWVFETVEKYNGSISAEHGVGMTKRDYLTYSRSPVEIEYMKALKAVFDPKGIMNPGKIFAV; translated from the coding sequence ATGACCCATCCTGCCTTGATTGATGAGCTGAAGACCCTGGTAGAGCCTGGCAAGGTCCTGACCGATGCCGACTCCCTTAATGCTTACGGCAAGGACTGGACCAAGCATTTCGCCCCGGCCCCGCTGGCCATTGTGTTCCCGAAAACCACTGAACAAGTGCAGGCCATCGTGCTGTGGGCCAACGCCCATGACGTGGCGCTGGTGCCATCGGGTGGCCGTACCGGTTTGTCCGCCGCCGCCGTGGCCGCCAATGGCGAAGTGGTTGTGTCGTTCGACTACATGAATCAAGTGCTGGACATCAACCTGACCGACCGCACCGTGGTCTGCCAGCCGGGTGTGGTTACCGAGCACCTGCAAAACCTGGCCGAAGAAAACGGCCTGTACTACCCGGTGGATTTTGCTTCTGCAGGTTCCAGCCAGATTGGCGGCAACATCGGCACCAATGCTGGCGGTATCAAGGTTATTCGCTACGGTATGACCCGTAACTGGGTTGCGGGCATGAAAGTCGTGACCGGCAAGGGCGACGTGCTGGAGCTGAACAAGGACCTGATCAAAAACGCCACCGGCTACGACATGCGCCAGCTGTTCATCGGCGCTGAAGGCACCCTGGGCTTTGTGGTGGAAGCCACCATGCGCCTGGATCGCGCACCGAAAAACCTGACGGCGATGGTGTTGGGTACAGCCGATTTCGACTCCATCATGCCGGTGTTGCATGCCTTCCAGAGCAAGCTGGATCTGACGGCTTTTGAGTTCTTCTCCGACAAGGCGCTGACCAAAGTCATGGACCGTGGCGACGTGCCTTCGCCGTTCGAGACCGACTGCCCGTTCTACGCGCTGCTGGAATTCGAAGCGACCACCGAAGAAGTGGCCAATGCTGCGCTGGAAACCTTCGAACATTGCATGGAAGAAGGCTGGGTGCTTGATGGTGTGATGAGCCAGAGCGAAACCCAACTGCAGAACCTGTGGAAACTGCGCGAGTACATCTCCGAGACAATCTCCCACTGGACGCCCTACAAAAACGACATTTCGGTCACTGTGTCGAAAGTCCCGGCATTCTTGAAAGAAATTGACGCGATCGTCGGCGAACACTACCCGGATTTCGAAATTGTGTGGTTCGGTCACATCGGTGACGGCAACCTGCACTTGAACATCCTCAAGCCTGAAAACCTGAGCAAGGACGAGTTCTTCGCCAAGTGCGCGACGGTGAACAAGTGGGTGTTTGAAACCGTTGAGAAGTACAACGGTTCGATCTCTGCCGAGCACGGCGTGGGCATGACCAAGCGTGATTACCTGACCTATAGCCGCTCGCCGGTCGAGATCGAATACATGAAAGCCCTCAAGGCCGTGTTCGACCCGAAGGGCATCATGAACCCAGGCAAGATTTTTGCGGTTTAA
- a CDS encoding gluconate 2-dehydrogenase subunit 3 family protein, producing MSEQDNPRREFLRKTLTLIPVVTVASTGLGSTVMMATPAVAAPEPAQRPSSPGKAYEPTYFTAEEWAFVNAAVARLIPADEQGPGALEAGVPEYIDRQMNTPYASGALWFMQGPFNADAPPEMGWQSKLVPKQIYRLGIAATEELCKKAYNSTFAGLDSATRDEVLKQLEAGTPKFDSVPAKMFFSFLLQNTKEGFFCDPIHGGNKGMVGWTMIGFPGARADFMDWVERNEQYPFPAVSIRGERA from the coding sequence ATGTCTGAGCAAGACAACCCCCGGCGTGAGTTTTTGCGCAAAACCCTGACCCTGATTCCAGTGGTCACTGTCGCCAGCACCGGTCTGGGTAGCACGGTGATGATGGCCACGCCTGCGGTCGCCGCGCCTGAACCTGCACAGCGCCCTTCGAGCCCTGGCAAAGCGTATGAGCCGACGTACTTCACGGCTGAGGAGTGGGCGTTCGTAAACGCCGCTGTCGCACGCCTGATCCCTGCAGACGAACAAGGCCCAGGCGCTTTGGAAGCCGGTGTACCGGAATATATCGACCGCCAGATGAACACGCCTTACGCCAGCGGTGCGCTGTGGTTCATGCAAGGCCCGTTCAATGCCGACGCGCCACCCGAGATGGGCTGGCAGAGCAAACTGGTACCAAAACAGATCTATCGCTTGGGCATCGCTGCCACGGAGGAGCTCTGCAAAAAAGCCTATAACTCAACATTTGCTGGGCTAGACAGCGCTACCCGAGACGAAGTGCTCAAACAACTGGAGGCCGGTACGCCTAAATTCGATAGCGTTCCGGCCAAGATGTTTTTCAGCTTTTTGCTGCAAAACACCAAGGAAGGCTTCTTTTGCGACCCTATTCACGGTGGCAACAAAGGCATGGTCGGCTGGACCATGATCGGCTTCCCCGGCGCGCGCGCTGATTTCATGGACTGGGTCGAACGCAACGAGCAGTACCCCTTCCCGGCAGTTTCCATTCGCGGCGAGAGGGCTTGA
- the serA gene encoding phosphoglycerate dehydrogenase, producing the protein MSKTSLDKSKIKFLLLEGVHQSAVEVLKSAGYTSIEYITSSLPEAQLKEKIADAHFIGIRSRTQLTEEVFDCAKKLVAVGCFCIGTNQVDLNAARERGIAVFNAPYSNTRSVAELVLAEAILLLRGIPEKNASCHRGGWIKSAANSFEIRGKKLGIVGYGSIGTQLSVLAEGLGMQVFFYDTVTKLPLGNATQVGNLHELLGMSDIVTLHVPETAATQWMIGEKEIRAIKKGGILINAARGTVVELDALADAIKDKHLIGAAIDVFPVEPRSNDDVFESPLRGLDNVILTPHIGGSTAEAQANIGLEVAEKLVKYSDNGTSVSSVNFPEVALPAHPGKHRLLHIHENIPGVMSEINKIFAENGINISGQFLQTNEKVGYVVIDVDAESSDLAQEKLQTVNGTIRCRVLF; encoded by the coding sequence ATGAGCAAGACTTCTCTCGATAAGAGCAAGATCAAGTTCCTTCTTTTGGAAGGCGTCCACCAATCCGCTGTTGAAGTGCTCAAATCTGCCGGGTACACCAGCATTGAGTACATCACCAGTTCCTTGCCTGAAGCCCAGCTGAAGGAAAAGATCGCTGATGCCCACTTTATCGGCATCCGTTCTCGTACCCAGCTGACCGAAGAAGTGTTCGACTGCGCCAAGAAATTGGTCGCTGTTGGTTGTTTCTGCATCGGCACCAACCAGGTCGACCTCAACGCTGCTCGCGAACGCGGTATCGCTGTTTTCAACGCACCGTACTCCAACACCCGTTCGGTGGCTGAGTTGGTGCTGGCTGAAGCGATCCTGTTGTTGCGTGGCATCCCTGAGAAAAACGCTTCCTGCCACCGTGGTGGCTGGATCAAAAGCGCGGCCAACTCCTTCGAAATCCGTGGCAAGAAGCTGGGTATCGTCGGTTACGGCTCTATCGGCACTCAGCTGTCGGTACTGGCTGAAGGCCTGGGCATGCAAGTGTTCTTCTACGACACCGTGACCAAGCTGCCATTGGGCAACGCAACCCAGGTTGGCAATCTGCACGAACTGCTGGGCATGTCCGACATCGTCACCCTGCACGTTCCTGAAACCGCAGCCACCCAGTGGATGATCGGTGAGAAAGAAATCCGCGCCATCAAAAAGGGCGGGATTCTGATCAACGCCGCACGTGGCACCGTGGTTGAGCTGGATGCCCTGGCTGACGCGATCAAGGACAAGCACCTGATCGGCGCCGCCATCGACGTGTTCCCGGTTGAGCCGCGCTCCAACGACGACGTGTTCGAAAGCCCGCTGCGCGGCCTGGACAACGTGATCCTGACCCCGCACATCGGCGGTTCCACCGCTGAAGCGCAAGCCAACATCGGTCTGGAAGTGGCAGAAAAACTGGTCAAGTACAGCGACAACGGTACCTCGGTATCGTCCGTGAACTTCCCTGAAGTGGCCCTGCCGGCTCACCCTGGCAAGCACCGTCTGCTGCACATCCACGAGAACATCCCGGGTGTGATGAGCGAGATCAACAAGATCTTCGCCGAAAACGGGATCAACATCTCCGGTCAGTTCCTGCAAACCAACGAAAAAGTTGGCTATGTAGTGATCGACGTGGATGCCGAGTCTTCGGACCTGGCGCAAGAGAAGTTGCAGACCGTCAACGGCACGATCCGTTGCCGCGTTTTGTTCTAA
- a CDS encoding dual specificity protein phosphatase family protein, whose protein sequence is MPKARFFPALCLTLLAAFALPQAQADETTQARPAQWAQPVAAQYNLYQMSPTLYRSALPDSAAQPLLEKLQIATVINFLPEADASWLKSPDVAQVQLPYRTNHVDDTDVLAALRAIQTAQAKGPVLMHCKHGVDRTGLMAAMYRVVVQDWSKEDALKEMTEGGFGQNSHFKDGASYMMKADIAQLRAALSSGACSTSPFAICAVKGWLKSS, encoded by the coding sequence ATGCCCAAAGCCCGGTTTTTCCCCGCCCTGTGCCTGACATTGCTTGCAGCGTTTGCATTGCCCCAGGCTCAGGCCGACGAAACAACCCAGGCTCGCCCTGCACAGTGGGCTCAACCTGTCGCCGCACAGTACAACCTGTATCAAATGTCCCCAACCCTGTACCGCAGCGCCTTGCCTGACAGCGCTGCACAGCCGTTGCTGGAAAAACTGCAGATCGCCACGGTGATCAACTTCTTGCCTGAGGCCGATGCCTCCTGGCTCAAGAGCCCCGATGTAGCACAGGTCCAGTTGCCTTATCGCACCAACCATGTGGATGACACCGACGTACTGGCCGCCCTGCGCGCCATCCAGACGGCACAAGCCAAAGGCCCGGTGCTGATGCACTGCAAGCACGGCGTGGACCGCACCGGCCTGATGGCGGCGATGTACCGCGTGGTGGTACAGGACTGGAGCAAAGAAGACGCGCTGAAGGAAATGACCGAAGGCGGCTTTGGCCAAAACTCACATTTCAAGGATGGCGCGAGCTACATGATGAAAGCTGATATCGCGCAATTGCGCGCAGCCCTGAGCAGCGGTGCATGCAGCACCAGCCCCTTTGCCATCTGCGCCGTGAAGGGCTGGCTCAAGTCCAGCTGA
- a CDS encoding c-type cytochrome, with the protein MKAFVIATLTLFASLSAVAADSDPQALVKQGEYLARAGDCVACHTAKDGKPFAGGLAMETPIGTIYSTNITPGKSGIGSYSFEDFDKAVRHGVAQNGSTLYPAMPYPSYARVNEADMQALYAYFMKGVKPVEQVNQEADIPWPLSMRWPLAIWRWLFAPQVEDFKPQTGQDAVTSRGAYLVEGLGHCGACHTPRALTMQEKALSASDSPAFLSGSAPLEGWIAKNLRGDHKDGLGSWSEAQLVQFLKTGRSDRSAVFGGMSDVIVHSMQYMSEDDLTAIARYLKSLPAVDPADVPHQYDPAVADALWNGDDSKRGAAVYIDNCAACHRTDGHGYTRVFPALAGNPVLQSADPTSLIHIVLKGGTLPATHTAPSTFTMPAFDWRLSDQEVADVVNFIRTSWGNKAGEVKAGDVKAIRTP; encoded by the coding sequence ATGAAAGCATTTGTTATCGCGACCCTGACACTCTTCGCCAGCCTCTCGGCGGTGGCTGCAGACAGTGACCCGCAAGCGTTGGTCAAGCAAGGTGAATACCTGGCTCGCGCCGGTGACTGTGTGGCCTGCCACACCGCCAAGGACGGCAAGCCGTTCGCCGGTGGCCTGGCGATGGAAACCCCGATCGGTACGATTTATTCGACCAACATCACGCCGGGCAAAAGCGGCATTGGCAGCTACAGCTTTGAAGATTTCGACAAAGCCGTGCGCCACGGCGTCGCGCAAAATGGCAGCACCTTGTATCCGGCCATGCCGTATCCGTCCTATGCGCGGGTCAATGAGGCCGATATGCAGGCGTTGTATGCCTACTTTATGAAGGGCGTGAAACCTGTCGAGCAAGTGAACCAGGAGGCCGATATTCCGTGGCCGCTGAGCATGCGCTGGCCGTTGGCGATATGGCGCTGGCTGTTTGCTCCGCAGGTTGAAGACTTCAAGCCGCAAACCGGGCAAGACGCGGTGACAAGTCGCGGTGCGTATCTGGTGGAAGGCCTTGGGCACTGCGGTGCGTGCCACACGCCACGGGCACTGACCATGCAGGAAAAAGCCCTGAGTGCCAGCGACAGCCCGGCGTTTCTGTCAGGCAGCGCACCACTGGAAGGCTGGATCGCGAAGAACCTGCGCGGTGACCACAAGGACGGTCTGGGCAGTTGGAGCGAGGCGCAACTGGTGCAGTTCCTCAAGACCGGGCGCAGTGATCGCAGTGCTGTATTTGGTGGCATGAGTGATGTGATCGTGCACAGCATGCAGTACATGTCCGAGGATGATCTGACCGCTATCGCTCGATACTTGAAGTCGTTGCCTGCGGTTGATCCGGCTGACGTGCCCCATCAGTACGATCCGGCGGTAGCGGATGCCCTGTGGAACGGTGACGACAGCAAGCGCGGCGCTGCGGTGTATATCGATAACTGCGCGGCCTGCCATCGCACTGACGGTCATGGCTACACCCGAGTGTTCCCTGCCCTGGCGGGTAACCCGGTGTTGCAGTCGGCGGACCCGACGTCGCTGATTCATATCGTGCTTAAAGGTGGGACGTTGCCGGCGACGCATACGGCGCCGTCGACCTTCACCATGCCTGCTTTCGACTGGCGTTTGTCGGATCAGGAAGTGGCCGATGTGGTCAATTTCATCCGCACCAGTTGGGGTAACAAGGCGGGTGAAGTGAAAGCCGGGGATGTGAAGGCGATTCGCACACCCTGA
- a CDS encoding GMC family oxidoreductase produces MSTVMKKVDAVIVGFGWTGAIMAKELTEAGLNVVALERGPMQDTYPDGNYPQVIDELTYSVRKKLFQDVSKETVTIRHSVNDVALPNRQLGAFLPGNGVGGAGLHWSGVHFRVDPMELRMRSHYEERYGKNFIPKDMTIQDFGVSYEELEPFFDYAEKVFGTSGQAWTVNGQLVGEGKGGNPYAADRSDHFPLVSQKNTYSAQLFQKAANEVGYKPYNLPSANTSGPYTNPYGAQMGPCNFCGFCSGYVCYMYSKASPNVNILPALKPLPNFELRPDAHVIRVNLDSTKSKATGVTYIDALGREIEQPADLVILGAFQLHNVRLMLLSGIGKPYDPKTGEGVVGKNFAYQNMATIKAYFDKDVHTNNFIGAGGNGVAIDDFNADNFDHGPHGFVGGSPMWVNQAGSRPIAGTSNPPGTPAWGSAWKRATADYYTHQVSMDAHGAHQSYRSNYLDLDPVYRDSFGQPLLRMTFDWQENDIKMNRFMMGKMGKIAEAMNPKAIARIGKQVGDHFNTASYQTTHLNGGAIMGTNPKTSALNRYLQSWDVHNVFVPGASAFPQGLGYNPTGLVAALTYWSARAIREQYLKNPGPLVQA; encoded by the coding sequence ATGTCGACCGTTATGAAAAAAGTTGATGCAGTTATCGTCGGTTTCGGTTGGACAGGCGCGATCATGGCCAAAGAGCTGACCGAAGCTGGCCTGAATGTTGTGGCCCTTGAGCGCGGCCCAATGCAGGACACCTACCCGGATGGTAACTATCCACAGGTGATTGATGAGCTCACCTACAGCGTGCGTAAAAAGCTCTTTCAGGACGTCTCCAAAGAAACCGTCACCATCCGCCATAGTGTCAATGACGTGGCCTTGCCCAACCGCCAGCTGGGCGCGTTTTTGCCTGGCAACGGTGTGGGCGGCGCGGGTTTGCACTGGTCGGGCGTGCACTTTCGGGTCGATCCGATGGAGCTGCGCATGCGCAGTCATTACGAAGAGCGCTACGGTAAAAACTTTATCCCCAAGGACATGACCATCCAGGACTTCGGCGTCAGCTATGAAGAGCTGGAGCCGTTTTTCGACTACGCCGAGAAAGTCTTCGGAACGTCGGGCCAGGCCTGGACCGTAAACGGCCAATTGGTCGGTGAAGGCAAGGGTGGCAACCCTTATGCAGCGGATCGCTCCGATCACTTCCCGCTGGTGTCGCAGAAGAACACCTACTCGGCACAGCTGTTTCAGAAGGCGGCCAATGAAGTGGGCTACAAGCCTTACAACCTGCCGTCAGCCAACACCTCGGGGCCTTATACCAACCCTTATGGCGCGCAGATGGGCCCGTGCAACTTCTGCGGCTTTTGCAGTGGTTATGTCTGCTACATGTACTCCAAGGCATCGCCCAACGTAAATATTCTGCCAGCGCTCAAGCCGCTGCCGAATTTTGAGCTGCGCCCTGACGCCCATGTCATCCGGGTCAATCTGGACAGCACCAAGAGCAAAGCCACCGGTGTGACCTACATCGATGCACTGGGCCGTGAGATCGAACAACCGGCCGATCTGGTGATCCTGGGTGCATTCCAGCTGCATAACGTGCGTTTGATGCTGCTGTCGGGGATTGGCAAACCCTATGACCCGAAAACCGGTGAAGGTGTGGTGGGCAAAAACTTCGCCTACCAGAACATGGCCACCATCAAGGCGTACTTCGACAAAGACGTACACACCAACAACTTCATCGGCGCTGGCGGCAATGGCGTGGCGATCGATGATTTCAATGCGGATAACTTCGACCACGGGCCGCACGGCTTTGTCGGCGGTTCGCCGATGTGGGTCAACCAGGCGGGTAGCCGGCCGATTGCCGGAACTTCAAACCCGCCGGGCACCCCGGCCTGGGGCAGTGCCTGGAAGCGTGCAACCGCCGATTACTACACCCACCAAGTGTCGATGGATGCCCACGGTGCGCATCAGTCCTACCGTAGCAACTACCTCGATCTGGACCCGGTGTATCGCGATTCCTTCGGCCAGCCGCTGCTGCGCATGACGTTCGACTGGCAAGAAAACGACATCAAAATGAACCGTTTCATGATGGGGAAAATGGGCAAGATCGCCGAAGCGATGAACCCGAAAGCCATTGCCCGGATCGGCAAGCAAGTCGGTGATCACTTCAATACGGCCTCCTACCAGACCACTCACCTTAACGGTGGCGCGATCATGGGCACGAATCCGAAAACCAGTGCACTGAACCGTTACCTGCAGAGCTGGGACGTGCACAACGTGTTTGTGCCGGGTGCGTCTGCCTTCCCGCAAGGCTTGGGATACAACCCGACAGGTCTGGTTGCTGCGTTGACCTATTGGTCGGCTCGGGCGATCCGCGAGCAGTACCTGAAAAACCCCGGCCCACTGGTTCAGGCATAA
- a CDS encoding aminopeptidase — MTPRVRCLLAIALIPLINGCSSASYYSQLAGGQWQILQAREPVSTVIADPQRPVVLREQLVKAQAARNFASQHLYLPDNQSYRLYADLKRPYVVWNVFATPEFSLTPVTHCFPIAGCVAYRGYYSQGAARGEAALQRQDGKDVFVSGVEAYSTLGWFDDPILNSMLTWGDERLATLIFHELAHQRFYVKDDSEFNESFASFVEQEGTRQWRARQGLSPASDNGLQQRKQFIALVLDTRQGLQDLYAQPLPADEMRQRKAAEFERMRHEYRQLRDQQWGGNKRFDGWVNSPMTNAKLLPFGLYDQWVPAFTAMFESVDGNWPNFYREVEQLAKLPLQQRKAALQQWIARH; from the coding sequence ATGACGCCGCGTGTTCGCTGCCTGCTTGCCATAGCCCTGATACCGCTGATCAATGGCTGTTCCAGTGCGTCGTATTACTCGCAACTGGCGGGAGGGCAATGGCAGATATTGCAGGCTCGCGAGCCGGTGAGCACGGTCATTGCCGACCCGCAGCGCCCGGTTGTATTGCGTGAGCAATTGGTAAAAGCCCAGGCCGCACGAAACTTCGCCAGTCAGCATTTGTACTTGCCGGATAACCAGAGCTATCGGCTGTACGCCGACCTGAAGCGGCCTTACGTCGTGTGGAACGTGTTCGCCACACCGGAGTTTTCCCTCACCCCCGTGACCCATTGCTTCCCGATTGCCGGGTGCGTGGCCTACCGTGGTTATTATTCTCAGGGGGCGGCGCGAGGGGAAGCAGCCCTGCAGCGTCAGGACGGCAAGGACGTGTTTGTCAGCGGGGTTGAGGCCTACTCGACATTGGGCTGGTTCGATGACCCCATTCTCAACAGCATGCTCACCTGGGGCGATGAACGGCTAGCCACCCTGATTTTTCACGAACTGGCCCATCAGCGTTTTTATGTGAAGGACGACAGCGAGTTCAATGAGTCTTTCGCCAGCTTCGTCGAACAGGAAGGCACTCGCCAATGGCGCGCCCGCCAGGGCCTTTCACCGGCCAGCGACAATGGTTTGCAGCAGCGAAAGCAATTTATCGCGTTGGTACTCGACACCCGCCAAGGGCTGCAAGACCTCTACGCCCAGCCTTTGCCTGCCGATGAAATGCGTCAGCGCAAAGCGGCTGAATTTGAACGCATGCGCCACGAGTACCGTCAGTTACGGGATCAGCAATGGGGTGGGAACAAGCGCTTCGATGGGTGGGTCAATTCGCCGATGACCAACGCCAAGCTGCTGCCTTTCGGGCTGTATGACCAGTGGGTGCCAGCATTCACCGCGATGTTTGAATCCGTTGACGGCAACTGGCCGAACTTCTATCGCGAGGTAGAGCAACTGGCAAAACTGCCACTGCAACAGCGCAAGGCGGCGTTGCAGCAGTGGATTGCGCGCCACTAG
- a CDS encoding fumarylacetoacetate hydrolase family protein gives MSYQHQYVDGTRIHFPIGKVVCIGRNYAEHAKELDNPIPSEPLLFIKPGSCVVPLDGGFAIPAERGSVHYEAEISVLIGKPLSNNPSAEEVLDAISGFAPGLDLTLRDKQTELKGKGLPWEIAKSFDGACVLAPFVQSSTFPDLADIGIRLTINGEVRQDGNSALMLNPIVPMIQHMAACFSLQAGDVIMTGTPVGVGPLNVGDELVLELTGASRFESSVR, from the coding sequence ATGAGCTATCAGCACCAGTATGTCGACGGTACCCGGATTCACTTTCCTATCGGTAAAGTGGTGTGCATCGGCCGCAACTATGCCGAACACGCCAAGGAACTGGACAACCCGATCCCGTCTGAACCCCTGCTTTTCATCAAGCCGGGCAGTTGTGTCGTACCGCTGGACGGTGGTTTCGCGATTCCAGCCGAACGCGGTTCAGTGCACTACGAAGCAGAAATTTCGGTGTTGATCGGCAAGCCTCTGTCGAATAACCCAAGTGCTGAAGAAGTGCTGGACGCCATCTCCGGTTTTGCCCCGGGCCTGGACTTGACCCTGCGCGACAAGCAGACCGAGCTCAAGGGCAAGGGTTTGCCCTGGGAAATCGCCAAGTCGTTCGACGGCGCCTGTGTACTGGCCCCGTTCGTACAGAGCAGCACCTTTCCTGATCTGGCCGATATCGGCATTCGCCTGACCATCAATGGTGAAGTGCGCCAGGATGGCAACAGCGCCCTGATGCTCAACCCGATTGTGCCGATGATCCAGCACATGGCTGCGTGCTTCTCGCTGCAAGCCGGTGACGTCATCATGACCGGCACTCCAGTAGGCGTTGGTCCGCTGAATGTGGGCGACGAGCTGGTACTGGAACTGACCGGCGCCAGCCGCTTCGAAAGCAGCGTGCGTTAA
- a CDS encoding DUF4399 domain-containing protein: MKALLSRVALASVLMGASVMATAAGLESEPAPKGAKVFIVEPKDGATVDQTFTVKFGIEGMPLAPITEATPHAGHHHLLIDVDQLPAENAPIPADANHIHFGKAQTETQVTLPPGKHTLQLVLGNQVHVPFKPSIVSKKITVDVK, from the coding sequence ATGAAAGCTCTACTGTCTCGTGTTGCGTTGGCTTCTGTGTTGATGGGCGCTTCGGTCATGGCGACTGCGGCGGGCCTGGAATCGGAACCGGCTCCAAAAGGCGCCAAGGTTTTCATCGTCGAACCTAAAGACGGTGCCACCGTTGATCAAACGTTCACCGTTAAATTCGGTATCGAAGGCATGCCTTTGGCGCCTATTACCGAAGCCACTCCCCATGCTGGCCACCACCACCTGCTGATTGACGTCGACCAGTTGCCAGCCGAGAACGCACCCATTCCGGCCGATGCCAACCATATCCACTTCGGCAAGGCCCAGACCGAAACCCAGGTAACCCTGCCACCCGGCAAGCACACCCTGCAACTGGTGCTGGGCAACCAGGTGCACGTGCCGTTCAAGCCAAGCATCGTGTCGAAGAAAATCACGGTTGATGTGAAATAA